One genomic segment of Luteibaculum oceani includes these proteins:
- the fumC gene encoding class II fumarate hydratase yields MEFRTEFDTIGPVKVPADKYWGAQTERSRNNFKIGPAASMPMEVVYGFAYLKKAAAHANCELGVLDEKKKDLISAVCDEILEGKLDDQFPLVVWQTGSGTQSNMNVNEVVANRGHVINGGALTDEKKAIHPNDDVNKSQSSNDTFPTGMHIACYKKVVEVLIPAVERLRNVLDQKAKTFDNVVKIGRTHLMDATPLTVGQEISGWVSQLDHALIAIKNTLPHLAELALGGTAVGTGINTPKGYSELVAKKIADFTGLPFVSAKNKFEALSAHDAIVETHGALKQLAVSLMKVANDVRLLASGPRCGIGEYIIPANEPGSSIMPGKVNPTQSEAVTMLCAQVIGNDVAVTTGGMNGHFQLNVFKPMMAYNLLWSATLLADGCDSFNENCIVGLEPNERRIKENLNNSLMLVTALNTKIGYEKAAKIAKTAHENGTTLKEEAVNLGYLNEEEFDQWVDPSKMIGR; encoded by the coding sequence ATGGAATTTAGAACAGAGTTCGACACCATTGGTCCAGTAAAGGTGCCCGCAGACAAATATTGGGGTGCCCAAACCGAAAGATCTAGAAACAATTTTAAAATCGGTCCTGCGGCTAGTATGCCCATGGAGGTGGTTTATGGCTTTGCCTATTTAAAGAAGGCAGCAGCTCATGCTAACTGCGAGTTAGGAGTGCTTGATGAAAAAAAGAAAGACCTTATTTCTGCCGTTTGCGATGAAATTCTGGAAGGTAAGCTAGATGATCAGTTTCCACTAGTAGTTTGGCAAACTGGATCGGGTACACAAAGTAACATGAACGTTAATGAGGTGGTAGCCAATAGAGGTCATGTTATTAACGGTGGAGCCCTTACTGACGAGAAAAAGGCTATTCACCCTAACGACGATGTAAATAAGTCGCAATCGTCTAACGATACCTTCCCGACGGGAATGCACATTGCCTGTTACAAAAAGGTGGTTGAGGTTCTAATTCCAGCGGTTGAACGCTTGAGAAATGTGCTCGATCAAAAGGCAAAAACCTTCGATAACGTTGTTAAAATTGGTAGAACGCACCTGATGGATGCCACACCATTAACCGTAGGGCAAGAAATTTCAGGTTGGGTATCTCAATTAGATCACGCTCTAATTGCTATTAAAAATACCTTACCACATTTAGCTGAATTAGCGTTAGGTGGAACTGCAGTAGGAACAGGAATTAATACTCCAAAAGGATATTCAGAATTAGTCGCAAAGAAAATTGCCGATTTTACAGGACTTCCTTTCGTTTCGGCAAAAAATAAATTCGAAGCACTTTCTGCGCACGATGCCATCGTTGAAACCCATGGAGCACTGAAGCAATTAGCTGTTTCTCTTATGAAAGTTGCTAACGATGTGCGTTTGTTAGCTTCAGGGCCAAGATGTGGAATTGGTGAGTACATTATTCCTGCCAATGAACCTGGATCTTCAATTATGCCGGGTAAAGTAAATCCAACTCAAAGTGAGGCGGTAACCATGCTTTGTGCTCAAGTTATCGGTAACGATGTTGCAGTTACAACGGGTGGAATGAATGGACATTTCCAGCTAAACGTATTTAAGCCTATGATGGCGTATAACCTTCTTTGGTCTGCTACGCTTTTAGCCGATGGATGCGATTCATTTAACGAGAACTGTATAGTAGGATTAGAGCCAAATGAGAGAAGAATTAAGGAAAACCTAAATAATTCACTTATGCTGGTTACTGCTCTTAATACCAAAATAGGGTATGAAAAGGCAGCAAAAATTGCAAAAACTGCTCACGAAAACGGAACTACGCTTAAAGAAGAGGCCGTTAATCTGGGATACCTTAACGAAGAGGAATTTGATCAATGGGTAGATCCTTCTAAAATGATTGGGAGATAA